Proteins encoded together in one bacterium window:
- a CDS encoding AlpA family phage regulatory protein: MRLPEVLEITGLSRTTIWRREREGSFPPPVRLGGERTRAVGWREQDIYDWIDGLSPAA; the protein is encoded by the coding sequence GTGAGACTGCCCGAGGTCCTCGAGATCACAGGGTTGAGCAGAACGACGATCTGGCGTCGGGAACGGGAGGGGTCGTTCCCTCCACCGGTCCGTCTCGGCGGGGAACGCACCCGGGCGGTGGGCTGGCGGGAACAGGACATCTACGACTGGATCGATGGTCTGTCCCCCGCAGCCTGA